One window of the bacterium genome contains the following:
- a CDS encoding 2-oxoacid:ferredoxin oxidoreductase subunit beta, producing MSQENLVTLTKKDFESDQEVRWCAGCGDYAILSAVQKALASTGLPRENHVFVSGIGCSSRFPYYMNTYGFHTIHGRAPAIATGLKISRPELTVWLVTGDGDALSIGGNHFIHLLRRNV from the coding sequence ATGAGCCAAGAGAATCTCGTTACATTAACAAAAAAAGACTTTGAATCTGACCAGGAAGTACGGTGGTGTGCTGGTTGTGGAGACTACGCCATCCTGTCCGCAGTTCAAAAAGCCCTTGCCTCCACCGGGTTGCCTCGAGAAAATCACGTCTTCGTTTCTGGGATAGGATGTTCGAGTCGGTTCCCCTACTATATGAATACTTATGGATTTCATACCATCCATGGCAGGGCCCCAGCGATTGCAACCGGGCTGAAGATAAGTCGGCCAGAGCTCACGGTATGGTTAGTTACTGGAGACGGAGATGCCTTAAGTATCGGTGGGAACCATTTCATTCACCTATTACGCCGTAATGT